The Pseudophryne corroboree isolate aPseCor3 chromosome 2, aPseCor3.hap2, whole genome shotgun sequence genome has a segment encoding these proteins:
- the LOC134987208 gene encoding uncharacterized protein LOC134987208: MKRRSMNMWLPHLGLTQKDRLMILNYQGVSIPIIDAAQHILRNQFHVEGLQPVKLGATGSFTPVSGPSLQIHPDTDDKHFFVSCFRDGQVQIADSDRWRLTPSGSRQLQDLYQDVVPKDLLKNLNILNVEQQRPDSGNCGLYSVANVVEFLCTGDFPRRRFKQRKLRQHLIQCLDDGEFTPFPKRSRHNNQRKLIPAVDSSSVDTGKTSPIPESRKRKCPDDNGNNKRGKLDEAI, translated from the exons ATGAAGCGAAGGTCTATG AACATGTGGCTGCCCCATTTGGGGCTGACACAGAAAGATAGACTCATGATACTGAACTACCAGGGTGTAAGCATCCCCATTATTGATGCCGCACAGCACATACTGCGCAATCAATTTCATGTGGAAGGCTTGCAGCCTGTGAAATTAGGAGCGACTGGCTCCTTCACCCCCGTCTCTGGCCCGTCACTGCAGATACACCCGGATACGGATGACAAACACTTCTTTGTGTCCTGCTTTCGAGATGGGCAGGTGCAAATTGCAGACAGCGACAGATGGCGGCTTACCCCCTCTGGCAGCAGGCAACTACAGGATCTATATCAGGATGTTGTCCCTAAAGACCTGCTGAAAAATCTTAACATCTTGAACGTGGAGCAACAGAGGCCAGACTCAGGGAACTGCGGGCTATATTCTGTCGCGAATGTTGTGGAGTTCCTCTGCACCGGCGACTTTCCCAGGCGCAGATTCAAACAGCGAAAGCTAAGACAACATCTCATACAGTGCCTGGATGATGGGGAATTTACTCCATTTCCCAAAAGAAGCCGCCATAACAACCAGAGGAAACTCATTCCGGCAGTTGATAGCAGCAGTGTAGACACTGGAAAAACTTCACCTATTCCAGAATCTAGAAAAAGAAAGTGCCCTGATGACAATGGCAACAACAAACGGGGGAAACTTGATGAAGCCATCTGA
- the LOC134987192 gene encoding uncharacterized protein LOC134987192 has protein sequence MMRRSMNMWLPHLGLTQKDRLIILNYQGVSIPIIDAAQHILRNQFHVEGLQPAKLGAAGSFTPVSGPSLQIHPDMDDKHFFVSCFRDGQVQIADSDRWRLTPSGSRQLQDLYQDVVPKDLLKNLNILNVEQQRPDSGNCGLYSVANAVEFLCTGDFPRRRFKQRKLRQHLIQCLDDGEFTPFPKRSRHNNQRKLIPAVDSSSLDTGKTSPIPESRKRKCPDENGNNKRGKLDEAI, from the exons ATGATGCGAAGGTCTATG AACATGTGGCTGCCCCATTTGGGGCTGACACAGAAAGATAGACTCATAATACTGAACTACCAGGGTGTAAGCATCCCCATTATTGATGCCGCACAGCACATACTGCGCAATCAATTTCATGTGGAAGGCTTGCAGCCTGCGAAATTAGGAGCGGCTGGCTCCTTCACCCCCGTCTCTGGCCCATCACTGCAGATACACCCGGATATGGATGACAAACACTTCTTTGTGTCCTGCTTTCGAGATGGGCAGGTGCAAATTGCAGACAGCGACAGATGGCGGCTTACCCCCTCTGGCAGCAGGCAACTACAGGATCTATATCAGGATGTTGTCCCTAAAGACCTGCTGAAAAATCTTAACATCTTGAACGTGGAGCAACAGAGGCCAGACTCAGGGAACTGCGGGCTATATTCTGTTGCGAATGCTGTGGAGTTCCTCTGCACCGGCGACTTTCCCAGGCGCAGATTCAAACAGCGAAAGCTAAGACAACATCTCATACAGTGCCTGGATGATGGGGAATTTACCCCATTTCCCAAAAGAAGCCGCCATAACAACCAGAGGAAACTCATTCCGGCAGTTGATAGCAGCAGTCTAGACACTGGAAAAACTTCACCTATTCCAGAATCTAGAAAAAGAAAGTGCCCTGATGAGAATGGCAACAACAAACGGGGGAAACTTGATGAAGCCATCTGA